A part of Aminivibrio pyruvatiphilus genomic DNA contains:
- a CDS encoding ABC transporter ATP-binding protein, whose product MPDLIKVENLVKYFPVAAGNVHAVDDVSFAIREGETLGLVGESGCGKSTTGRLLIRLIEATSGRILYRGRDIASADKKTLHDMRKEMQIIFQDPFSSLDPRKSIGETIGKPLEIFGMGSKREREEMVDALMEKVGLSPRLFYKYPHELDGGRRQRVGIARALSLSPSFIVCDEPVSALDVSIQAQILNLLKELQETMKLTYLFVSHDLSVVKHISNRIAVMYLGKIVESSPSLELFSNTLHPYSQALLAAVPIPKLNRKRERFILSGGVPSPINPPSGCRFHTRCPWKMDICSREEPPLTDRGGGHFVACHKVK is encoded by the coding sequence ATGCCTGATCTCATCAAGGTCGAAAACCTGGTCAAGTACTTCCCCGTGGCGGCGGGAAACGTCCACGCCGTGGACGACGTGTCCTTCGCCATCAGGGAAGGGGAGACCCTCGGCCTCGTGGGCGAGTCGGGCTGCGGCAAGTCCACCACGGGCCGGCTCCTCATCCGGCTCATCGAGGCCACGTCCGGCCGGATCCTCTACCGCGGCCGGGACATCGCCTCGGCGGACAAAAAGACCCTCCACGACATGCGGAAGGAAATGCAGATCATCTTCCAGGACCCCTTCTCCTCCCTCGACCCGAGAAAGAGCATCGGGGAGACCATCGGCAAGCCCCTGGAGATTTTCGGCATGGGGTCGAAGCGTGAGCGGGAGGAAATGGTGGACGCTCTCATGGAAAAAGTCGGCCTGAGCCCCCGCCTCTTCTACAAGTACCCCCACGAGCTCGACGGCGGCAGGCGCCAGAGGGTGGGCATCGCCCGGGCGCTCTCCCTGTCGCCCAGTTTCATCGTCTGCGACGAGCCCGTCTCGGCCCTCGACGTGTCTATCCAGGCCCAGATACTCAACCTGCTGAAGGAGCTCCAGGAGACCATGAAGCTCACCTATCTCTTCGTCTCCCACGACCTGTCGGTGGTGAAGCACATCAGCAACCGCATCGCGGTCATGTACCTCGGGAAGATCGTGGAATCGTCGCCTTCGCTGGAACTTTTCAGCAACACACTCCATCCCTATTCCCAGGCCCTGCTCGCGGCGGTGCCCATTCCGAAGCTCAACCGGAAGCGTGAGCGGTTCATCCTCAGCGGAGGGGTTCCCAGCCCCATCAACCCCCCGTCCGGGTGCAGGTTCCATACCCGCTGCCCCTGGAAGATGGACATCTGTTCCAGGGAGGAACCTCCCCTGACGGACAGGGGCGGCGGCCATTTCGTGGCCTGCCACAAGGTGAAATGA